In one window of Macrotis lagotis isolate mMagLag1 chromosome 5, bilby.v1.9.chrom.fasta, whole genome shotgun sequence DNA:
- the OMG gene encoding oligodendrocyte-myelin glycoprotein, which translates to MLKGYHFGLSVCFQAKMEYQILKMSPCLLILLLLVPGILCICPHQCTCSEKHRRVDCSGRNLTLLPPGLQENIVHLNLSSNLFTDLHNQLTQFTNLRTLDVSNNMLERLPEQLPRSLWEMYATNNAIKLLDKSDTAYHWNLQRLDVSKNMLERVVLIKNTLSNLKFLNLSSNKLWTVPTNMPSNIKTVDLSNNSLTQILPGTLVKLINLTHLYLHNNKFTYIPDQAFDQLSQLQVITLYNNRWACDEKQNVTYLLKWVMETAAQVIGYPCSNHTMPWQNHTEQATLSPMTSSMFTISGTQATDAISSLSLEIQHKVTKIPKQYRTKESTLSATLSKSVVLTSTDKPLVLYPEDLPTGKTNSHEAAAATLTIHIQDATVLNTSFMSSTKSSTTPMTLSITSGMPSDFSEMAQQSTTLTLRREETTTKALNTRLPSTASIWKASGLHVLMVGVIIVVVMLTG; encoded by the coding sequence ATGCTGAAAGGGTATCATTTCGGTCTCTCTGTTTGTTTCCAGGCAAAGATGGAATATCAGATATTGAAAATGTCTCCCTGCCTGCTCATCCTTCTGCTTCTGGTCCCTGGTATTCTATGTATCTGTCCCCACCAATGTACATGCTCAGAAAAGCACAGGCGTGTGGACTGTTCAGGCAGAAACTTGACTCTGTTGCCACCTGGACTCCAAGAGAATATTGTTCACTTAAACCTGTCTTCTAACCTCTTCACGGATCTCCACAACCAGCTAACTCAGTTCACCAACCTGAGGACCCTCGACGTGTCCAACAACATGCTGGAACGTCTCCCAGAGCAGCTGCCTAGGTCACTCTGGGAAATGTATGCCACCAACAATGCCATCAAACTTCTCGACAAGTCCGACACTGCTTATCACTGGAACCTTCAGCGCCTTGATGTTTCTAAGAATATGCTGGAAAGGGTTGTTCTCATCAAAAATACACTCAGTAACCTCAAGTTTCTCAACCTCAGTAGCAACAAACTCTGGACGGTCCCCACTAACATGCCTTCCAACATAAAGACAGTGGACTTGTCTAACAATTCTTTGACCCAAATTCTTCCAGGGACATTAGTAAAGCTGATAAATCTCACACATCTTTACCTACACAACAACAAGTTCACATATATTCCTGATCAAGCCTTTGACCAGCTATCTCAGCTGCAAGTGATAACTCTCTACAATAATCGATGGGCTTgtgatgaaaaacaaaatgtcacCTATCTACTGAAATGGGTAATGGAAACTGCTGCGCAAGTGATCGGGTATCCATGTTCCAATCATACAATGCCCTGGCAAAACCACACTGAACAAGCTACCCTTTCTCCTATGACCTCAAGCATGTTCACCATCAGTGGCACCCAGGCCACAGATGCCATTAGTTCCCTGAGTCTGGAAATCCAACACAAGGTGACCAAAATACCCAAACAATATCGAACAAAGGAGTCCACATTAAGTGCCACTCTGAGCAAAAGTGTGGTCCTTACAAGCACCGATAAGCCTTTGGTTCTTTATCCAGAAGACCTGCCCACAGGAAAGACAAATTCTCatgaagcagcagcagcaacactGACCATTCATATTCAAGATGCAACTGTCCTAAACACAAGCTTCATGAGCTCCACAAAATCATCCACCACTCCGATGACCCTAAGTATCACCAGTGGGATGCCAAGTGACTTCTCTGAAATGGCTCAACAAAGCACAACTCTCACCTTAAGGAGAGAGGAGACAACCACCAAGGCTCTTAATACTCGCTTACCTTCCACAGCAAGTATATGGAAAGCATCTGGGTTGCATGTCTTAATGGTCGGTGTCATTATAGTAGTGGTCATGCTGACTGGTTGA